The Longimicrobiaceae bacterium sequence ATGCGGCTGGTGGAGCTGGTCGGCGCGCTGGGCGAGGCGCTGGGCGTGGAGATCCCGCCCACCTTGGCCTTCGACCACCCCACCGTCGCGCGCCTGGCCGCGCACCTGGCCGGAGGCGGGGAGGCGAGCGCGGCGCCGCGCTCGGGCGACGGGTACGAGCCGGTCGCCATCGTGGGGATGGGCTGCCGCTTCCCCGGCGCGGACGGGCCCGAAGCCTTCTGGGAGCTGCTCCGGGAGGGGAGGACGGCCGTGGGCGAGGTCCCCGCGGAGCGCGTGGAGCTGACCGGGTACCGGGCCCGCGGGGACGACCCCTTCCGCTGGGGCGGCTTCCTCCCGGAGGTGGACGCCTTCGACGCCTCGCTCTTCGGCATCTCGCCGCGCGAGGCCCGCAGCATGGACCCGCAGCAGCGGCTCCTGCTGGAGACCGCCTGGCACGCCCTGGAGTCCGCCGGGATCCCCGCGGACCGGCTCGCGGGGTCGGCCACCGGGGTGTTCGTGGGGATCAGCACCAACGACTACTTCCGCCTGCAGCGCGAGGCCGGGGCGGGGCACGACACCTACTCCGGCACGGGGAGCGCGCTGAGCGTCGCCGCCAACCGCATCTCGTACGTGCTGGGGCTGCAGGGCCCCTCCCTGGCGCTGGACACGGCGTGCTCCTCGTCGCTGGTGGCGGTGCACCAGGCCTGCCGCAGCCTGGCGGCGGGAGAGAGCGACCTGGCGCTGGCGGGCGGGGTGAACCTGGTCCTGTCGCCGGACTACGGCGTGATCTTCACCGAGGCGCAGATGCTCTCGCCCACCGGGCTCTGCCACACCTTCGGCGACGACGCCGACGGGTACGTGCGCGGCGAGGGGTGCGGCGTCGTGGTGCTGAAGCGCCTGCGCGACGCGGAGCGCGACGGCGACCGCGTCCTGGCCGTGATCCGCGGCTCGGCGGTGAACCAGGACGGCTCCAGCAACGGCCTCACGGCCCCCAACGGCGCGGCGCAGCAGCAGGTGGTGCGCGCGGCGCTGGAGCGCGCCGGCGTCGCCCCCGGCGAGGTGGGCTACGTGGAGACGCACGGCACCGGCACCCCGCTGGGCGACCCCATCGAGGTGGAGGCGCTGCGGAGCGTGCTGGACGGACGGCCCGCGGAGGCGGCCCAGCCCTGCTGGCTGGGGGCGGTGAAGCCCAGCATCGGGCACCTGGAGCCCGCGGCGGGGATCGCCGGCCTGATCAAGACGGTGCTGGTGCTGGAGCACGGCCAGGTGCCGCCGGTGCACGGGCTGGGCGAGCAGAACCGGCACATCGACCTGTCCGGGAGCCGCCTGCGGATCGCCCGGGAGCTGGCGGAGTGGCCGGCGGCCGGGGGCGCCCCGCGCCGCGCGGGGGTCAGCTCGTTCGGCTTCGGCGGGACCAACGCGCACGTGGTGCTGGAAGAGGCGCCCGCGCGGGACGCCGCG is a genomic window containing:
- a CDS encoding type I polyketide synthase; this translates as AALEAMIRERVARLGGLPADRVSVHEPFAALGLNSMRLVELVGALGEALGVEIPPTLAFDHPTVARLAAHLAGGGEASAAPRSGDGYEPVAIVGMGCRFPGADGPEAFWELLREGRTAVGEVPAERVELTGYRARGDDPFRWGGFLPEVDAFDASLFGISPREARSMDPQQRLLLETAWHALESAGIPADRLAGSATGVFVGISTNDYFRLQREAGAGHDTYSGTGSALSVAANRISYVLGLQGPSLALDTACSSSLVAVHQACRSLAAGESDLALAGGVNLVLSPDYGVIFTEAQMLSPTGLCHTFGDDADGYVRGEGCGVVVLKRLRDAERDGDRVLAVIRGSAVNQDGSSNGLTAPNGAAQQQVVRAALERAGVAPGEVGYVETHGTGTPLGDPIEVEALRSVLDGRPAEAAQPCWLGAVKPSIGHLEPAAGIAGLIKTVLVLEHGQVPPVHGLGEQNRHIDLSGSRLRIARELAEWPAAGGAPRRAGVSSFGFGGTNAHVVLEEAPARDAA